From Xiphophorus hellerii strain 12219 chromosome 9, Xiphophorus_hellerii-4.1, whole genome shotgun sequence, a single genomic window includes:
- the echdc2 gene encoding enoyl-CoA hydratase domain-containing protein 2, mitochondrial, whose product MASVLYRLAVPRCSLLRRLAVPRRETQRLKHHGLHRDGTRLVAGGSRSLAACSRADSRSQHTAAEVSVEVDLKRLVGQDEGIVEVLMCRHRARNALGHTFVSQMRELVSTLSHDSAARVVIFKSLVPGVFCAGADLKERALMDHSESDQFVHSLRSLMTQIAILPTPTIAAMDGVALGGGLELALACDLRTASTSAQMGLIETTRGLLPGAGGSQRLPRMVGVTLAKELIFTGRRVGGQAALELGLVNRAVEQNQSGDAAYKEALTLAREILPQAPFAVRMAKEAINRGVEVDIGSAMAIERLCYARVIPTRDRQEGMAAFIEKRPPRYTGE is encoded by the exons atgGCATCTGTCCTTTACAGGCTGGCAGTACCGAGGTGCTCTCTGTTGCGGCGCTTGGCTGTGCCACGGCGGGAAACGCAACGACTTAAACACCATGGGTTACACCGGGACGGGACGCGACTGGTAGCCGGGGGAAGTCGCTCTCTTGCGGCCTGCAGCCGCGCCGACAGCCGCTCACAGCACACAGCGGCGGAGGTGTCCGTGGAGGTGGACCTAAAGCGGCTAGTGGGACAGGACGAGG GAATAGTGGAGGTGCTGATGTGCCGACACAGAGCAAGGAACGCTCTCGGTCACACGTTTGTGTCACAG ATGAGGGAGCTGGTGTCCACTCTGTCCCATGACTCAGCGGCTCGTGTGGTGATCTTCAAGAGTTTGGTGCCGGGGGTCTTCTGTGCAG GTGCCGACCTGAAAGAACGAGCGTTGATGGACCACTCCGAGTCCGATCAGTTTGTTCACAGCCTGCGCTCCCTCATGACTCAAATAG CGATATTACCCACGCCCACCATCGCAGCGATGGACGGCGTCGCCCTGGGAGGTGGACTGGAGCTCGCGCTGGCCTGCGATCTGCGCACTGCCT CAACTTCTGCCCAGATGGGTCTGATTGAGACGACGCGAGGGCTCCTCCCGGGAGCGG GGGGCAGTCAGCGGCTGCCACGGATGGTCGGCGTCACTCTGGCCAAGGAGCTCATATTCACAG gtAGGCGTGTGGGAGGGCAGGCCGCTCTCGAGTTGGGGCTTGTAAACAGAGCCGTAGAACAGAACCAGAGCGGAGATGCTGCTTACAAAGAGGCTCTGACCCTGGCCAGAGAGATACTACCCCAG GCTCCTTTTGCTGTGCGGATGGCCAAAGAAGCAATAAATAGAGGCGTTGAG GTTGACATTGGGTCAGCAATGGCGATAGAGAGACTGTGTTACGCCAGG GTCATTCCCACACGGGACCGACAGGAAGGCATGGCGGCATTCATCGAGAAGAGACCGCCACGTTATACTGGGGAATGA